One Ethanoligenens harbinense YUAN-3 genomic window carries:
- a CDS encoding GNAT family N-acetyltransferase, with protein sequence MYIRRFNDDDAEEISNLVCRNFKEVNIRDYSADEMERLAESYNAEKISVLASSAHMYVACDSNRVVGTGSISGYWGSKTESILLTIFVLPEYQHKGIGSSIIQALESDEYFLRASRIEIPASITACEFYIKMGYNFKGGKKELDDEGHYQMEKFRC encoded by the coding sequence ATGTACATCAGACGATTTAATGATGATGATGCGGAAGAAATCTCAAATCTGGTTTGCAGAAATTTTAAAGAAGTCAATATAAGAGATTATTCTGCTGATGAAATGGAAAGACTGGCAGAAAGCTATAACGCAGAAAAAATAAGTGTTTTAGCTTCCTCCGCTCATATGTATGTTGCCTGTGACAGCAACAGAGTTGTTGGTACAGGTTCAATATCCGGCTATTGGGGTAGCAAAACCGAGAGTATTTTGCTTACAATTTTTGTTTTACCCGAATATCAGCATAAAGGTATTGGAAGCAGCATTATTCAAGCTTTGGAGTCTGACGAATATTTTCTCAGAGCGAGCCGTATTGAGATACCCGCTTCCATTACCGCCTGTGAATTCTATATTAAGATGGGATATAACTTCAAAGGCGGTAAAAAAGAGCTTGACGACGAGGGACACTATCAAATGGAAAAGTTCAGATGTTGA
- a CDS encoding C40 family peptidase, producing the protein MEKRAPRLQFTDEERADPVLKKSVRREQKAAVKADRAQAKVPKRTALRRQPAVDPATGKVTTRLKFEEVDKKKPSKLTHAVRDAPGNAVLMQFHREIRQSEDENVGVEAAHKSEEATETGGCLMRSAHRSHKLKPYRKSAKAEKRLDRANLGYLQKKAVRDNPQPSGNPFAHWRQKRAVKKQYAAAKRTGQFTGSAGKTAENTVKAGKTAARESRRAAAFVGRHRNGFLIVAGVFLVLVLLLNVLSSSSVLLEGALSGVAVSTYPSTDDAMLGAEAAYAQKEADLQNEINRYKQRHGGYDEYHYTLDKIGHDPYVLISILTAWHGGEWTLDEVRDMLSTLFSKEYQLTQTVETETRYRTETDTVTDPDGTTHTETRQVPYTYTICNVKLHNEDLSHIPISIMNEDQVGVYSMYMSTLGNRPDLFPTSAYPNASTVKKPTEYDIPPEEMTDARFAAMMTEARKYIGYPYVWGGSSPKTSFDCSGYVSWVINHSGWNVGRLGAQGLCDICTPVSPVDAKPGDLVFFEHTYDTDGISHVGIYVGNGMMLAAGDPIGYSNIETSYWQSHFYTFGRLPNP; encoded by the coding sequence ATGGAAAAACGAGCGCCCCGTCTGCAATTTACGGACGAAGAACGTGCCGACCCTGTATTGAAAAAATCTGTCCGCAGAGAGCAGAAAGCGGCGGTAAAAGCTGACCGCGCACAGGCCAAAGTCCCGAAAAGGACCGCTTTAAGACGGCAGCCCGCCGTTGACCCGGCCACCGGCAAGGTCACGACGCGCCTGAAATTTGAGGAGGTGGACAAGAAGAAGCCGTCCAAGCTCACCCACGCCGTCCGGGACGCGCCCGGAAACGCCGTTCTGATGCAGTTTCATCGGGAAATCCGGCAGTCCGAGGACGAAAACGTAGGTGTAGAGGCTGCGCATAAGAGCGAGGAAGCTACTGAAACGGGCGGGTGTCTGATGCGCAGCGCCCACCGTTCCCACAAGCTGAAACCCTACCGAAAATCGGCAAAAGCGGAAAAACGGCTTGACCGCGCCAATCTCGGCTATTTGCAGAAAAAGGCCGTACGGGACAATCCGCAGCCCTCCGGAAATCCTTTTGCCCACTGGCGGCAGAAGCGGGCCGTCAAAAAACAGTATGCCGCCGCGAAACGAACCGGACAGTTTACAGGTTCCGCCGGGAAAACTGCCGAAAACACTGTCAAAGCGGGAAAAACGGCGGCGCGGGAGAGCAGACGGGCGGCGGCTTTTGTCGGGCGGCATCGGAACGGTTTTCTGATTGTTGCGGGCGTTTTTCTGGTGCTGGTCCTGCTTCTGAACGTCCTGTCCTCCAGCTCGGTTCTGCTGGAAGGGGCGCTGTCCGGCGTTGCCGTGTCCACATATCCTTCCACGGACGACGCCATGCTCGGCGCGGAAGCCGCTTACGCCCAAAAGGAAGCGGACCTTCAGAACGAAATCAACCGTTACAAGCAGAGGCACGGCGGGTACGACGAATATCACTATACGCTCGACAAAATCGGTCACGACCCCTATGTACTGATCTCCATTCTGACGGCGTGGCACGGCGGTGAATGGACGCTGGATGAAGTCCGGGACATGCTTTCCACCCTGTTCTCAAAAGAATACCAACTGACGCAGACCGTGGAGACGGAAACCCGCTACCGAACGGAAACGGATACCGTGACGGACCCGGACGGCACGACTCACACCGAAACCCGGCAGGTCCCCTATACCTACACCATCTGCAACGTGAAGCTGCACAACGAGGATTTGTCCCATATACCCATCTCCATCATGAACGAAGATCAGGTTGGCGTGTACTCGATGTACATGTCCACCCTCGGCAACCGGCCCGACCTTTTCCCCACGTCGGCCTATCCGAACGCCTCCACCGTCAAAAAGCCCACGGAGTATGACATTCCCCCAGAGGAAATGACAGACGCGCGGTTCGCCGCCATGATGACGGAGGCACGGAAATACATCGGCTATCCTTACGTTTGGGGCGGCAGCAGCCCGAAAACCTCGTTCGACTGCTCCGGCTACGTGTCGTGGGTGATCAATCACAGCGGGTGGAACGTGGGACGGCTGGGGGCGCAGGGCCTCTGCGACATCTGCACTCCGGTTTCTCCCGTCGATGCAAAACCCGGCGACCTTGTTTTCTTTGAACACACCTACGATACCGACGGCATATCCCATGTGGGCATCTACGTCGGAAACGGTATGATGCTCGCGGCGGGGGACCCCATCGGCTACTCGAATATCGAAACAAGTTATTGGCAGAGCCATTTTTACACGTTCGGCAGATTACCGAATCCATAA
- a CDS encoding transposon-transfer assisting family protein gives MFTNDEINLMCIYNTGTRDGLIAELTQMRSYLGAEETELLALTDSALEKLRNMSNGEYTALNLLPDFDEEVE, from the coding sequence ATGTTTACAAACGATGAAATCAACCTGATGTGCATTTACAACACCGGGACGCGGGATGGCCTTATCGCGGAGCTGACGCAGATGCGCAGCTATCTCGGCGCGGAGGAAACGGAGCTTCTGGCCCTAACGGATTCCGCGCTGGAAAAACTCCGGAACATGAGCAATGGGGAATATACCGCGCTCAACCTGTTACCGGATTTTGATGAGGAAGTTGAATAA
- a CDS encoding DUF4366 domain-containing protein, which produces MKKSKIRILVCLMAAVSCTAAFSVNALAATPTTSSTGSAQSGTASSEASMKPLTPDGAGTVIDNVTNEDGKEFFTITTPSKHVFYLIIDRQKDAENVYFLDAVTDKDLLALAKSDNEDVSGSSPSKTVSTPETPPAQTTSTPTASSASRPEKQNSSARIAAIAVLSAILIGVAVWFFKFRKPGKKDKNRPDPDDYDYADDGDEESKPEDEPDLPDEETEQKDEPEASDDETEREDE; this is translated from the coding sequence ATGAAGAAATCTAAAATCCGCATACTGGTTTGCCTGATGGCCGCCGTGTCCTGCACGGCGGCCTTTTCCGTCAACGCCCTCGCAGCGACTCCGACGACGAGCAGCACCGGTTCCGCGCAGAGCGGCACGGCATCGTCGGAGGCGTCCATGAAGCCTCTGACGCCGGATGGGGCCGGAACCGTGATCGACAATGTGACAAACGAGGACGGCAAGGAGTTTTTCACGATCACCACGCCGAGCAAGCACGTCTTTTACCTGATTATCGACCGTCAGAAAGATGCCGAAAACGTCTATTTTCTTGACGCCGTTACGGACAAGGATCTGCTTGCGCTTGCAAAGAGCGACAACGAGGACGTTTCCGGTTCTTCCCCGTCCAAGACCGTTTCTACACCGGAAACACCCCCCGCGCAGACCACATCCACGCCCACGGCTTCATCCGCTTCCCGACCGGAAAAGCAGAACAGCAGCGCCAGAATTGCGGCAATCGCCGTACTCTCAGCCATTCTCATCGGTGTGGCGGTGTGGTTCTTCAAATTCCGCAAGCCGGGTAAAAAAGATAAGAATAGACCCGACCCGGACGATTACGATTACGCCGATGATGGGGATGAGGAATCCAAGCCAGAGGATGAACCGGATTTACCTGACGAAGAAACCGAGCAAAAAGATGAACCGGAAGCTTCCGACGATGAAACGGAGCGTGAGGACGAATGA
- a CDS encoding DNA topoisomerase 3, with product MRFVISEKPSVAQSIAAVIGAKQRGDGFLEGNGYLVSWCLGHLAELASADAYDEKYAKWRREDLPILPENWRFTVSGDKQKQFAILRTLMRRDDVDEVINACDAGREGELIFRTVYDMAGCSKPMKRLWISSMEDEAIRQGFADLKPGRDYDGLHQSALCRSKADWLVGINATRLFSALYHRTLNVGRVMSPTLALLVQREAEISAFQPEPFYTVSLDCGTFTAIGDKLKTKSEAEAVAAACKGKTATVRAVERKEKSEKPPALYDLTTLQRDANRLLGYTAQQTLDYLQSLYEKKLCTYPRTDSRFLTNDMKASVPAFASVAAAICGTDVPESLNAGQVCDSAKVSDHHAVVPTSGAGKADVSALPAGEREILRLVSRQLLCAVGSPHQYAETAVTLDCTGYGFAAKGKTVLVPGWKSCFQEQADKPLPELAEGQDIAVASVSVKEGKTSPPKHYTEDTLLSAMETAGAKDMPDDAERKGLGTPATRAAILEKLVTTGFVERKKAKKTVNLIPSQVGVSLVTVLPEQLQSPLLTAEWENRLKQVEHGKLEPDAFMNGISSMLRELIKTYTPVKGAEVLFPSGREAVGKCPRCGGSVTESKKGFFCENDGCRFGLWKDNRFFAAKKKVLTKAVAAAFLKDGRVRLTGCYSEKTGKTYDATVILEDTGGRVNFKLEFDSGTKKRGGS from the coding sequence ATGCGGTTTGTAATCAGTGAAAAGCCCTCGGTTGCCCAAAGCATCGCCGCCGTAATCGGCGCGAAGCAGCGCGGCGACGGGTTTCTGGAGGGTAACGGCTACCTCGTTTCATGGTGCCTCGGCCATCTGGCGGAGCTGGCAAGCGCCGACGCCTACGATGAAAAATACGCCAAGTGGCGGCGCGAGGATTTGCCCATTCTGCCGGAGAACTGGCGGTTTACCGTAAGCGGGGACAAACAAAAGCAGTTTGCTATTCTCCGCACCCTGATGCGCCGCGACGATGTGGATGAAGTCATCAACGCCTGCGATGCTGGACGCGAGGGCGAACTGATCTTCCGCACCGTGTACGATATGGCAGGCTGCTCCAAACCGATGAAACGGCTCTGGATTTCCTCAATGGAGGATGAAGCCATCCGACAGGGCTTTGCCGATCTGAAACCGGGGCGGGACTATGACGGGCTGCATCAGTCCGCTCTCTGCCGCTCCAAAGCCGACTGGCTGGTGGGCATCAACGCGACGCGCCTGTTTTCGGCCCTCTACCACCGAACTCTGAATGTCGGGCGCGTCATGTCTCCGACTCTGGCGCTCCTTGTGCAGCGGGAAGCGGAGATTTCCGCGTTTCAGCCGGAGCCATTCTATACGGTCAGCCTCGACTGCGGCACCTTTACCGCCATCGGCGACAAGCTGAAAACAAAGTCGGAGGCCGAGGCTGTTGCCGCCGCCTGCAAAGGGAAAACGGCCACCGTCAGGGCCGTGGAGCGGAAAGAAAAATCTGAGAAGCCGCCCGCGCTCTACGATTTGACTACTCTCCAGCGCGACGCCAACCGACTGCTCGGCTACACGGCCCAGCAGACGCTGGACTATCTGCAATCGCTCTATGAAAAAAAGCTCTGCACCTACCCCCGCACCGACAGCCGGTTTCTGACGAACGACATGAAAGCCTCCGTTCCGGCGTTTGCTTCCGTCGCCGCCGCAATCTGCGGTACGGACGTTCCCGAAAGCCTCAACGCCGGTCAGGTCTGCGACAGCGCGAAGGTCAGCGACCATCACGCCGTCGTTCCCACGTCCGGCGCGGGCAAAGCGGATGTTTCCGCGCTGCCTGCCGGGGAGCGTGAAATTCTGCGGCTCGTTTCACGGCAGCTTCTCTGCGCGGTCGGCAGTCCGCACCAATACGCCGAAACCGCCGTCACGCTGGACTGCACCGGGTATGGATTTGCCGCCAAGGGCAAAACGGTTCTCGTTCCCGGCTGGAAATCCTGTTTTCAGGAACAGGCCGACAAACCACTGCCGGAACTGGCAGAGGGTCAGGACATCGCTGTTGCCTCTGTTTCCGTCAAGGAGGGAAAAACCTCGCCGCCCAAGCATTATACGGAAGATACCTTGCTTTCCGCGATGGAGACGGCGGGCGCGAAGGATATGCCGGATGATGCGGAAAGAAAAGGTTTGGGCACCCCCGCCACCCGCGCGGCCATTTTGGAAAAGCTCGTTACTACCGGATTTGTGGAACGGAAAAAGGCCAAGAAAACCGTCAACCTCATCCCGTCTCAGGTCGGCGTGTCGCTCGTCACCGTTCTGCCGGAGCAGCTTCAATCCCCGCTGCTGACCGCCGAATGGGAAAACCGGCTCAAGCAGGTGGAGCACGGAAAACTGGAACCGGACGCTTTTATGAACGGGATTTCATCCATGCTCCGGGAGCTTATAAAAACCTATACGCCGGTCAAGGGCGCGGAGGTGCTGTTCCCCTCCGGGCGTGAGGCAGTCGGCAAATGCCCCCGCTGCGGCGGCAGCGTGACCGAGAGCAAAAAGGGATTCTTTTGCGAAAACGACGGTTGCCGCTTCGGGCTTTGGAAGGACAACCGGTTTTTCGCCGCCAAGAAAAAGGTCCTGACGAAAGCTGTCGCCGCAGCGTTCCTAAAGGATGGGCGCGTAAGGCTCACCGGATGTTATTCCGAAAAGACCGGCAAAACTTACGACGCCACGGTGATTTTGGAGGACACCGGGGGGCGCGTCAATTTTAAGCTGGAATTTGATTCGGGGACGAAAAAGCGTGGCGGATCATGA
- a CDS encoding DUF4316 domain-containing protein: protein MDSFGFKEIPAFLKPENYLKSAEMAMEDDYDMIDGIIDNGKNPTVAELEQQAKTGQPISLLELAEAERREHDEKKKSVVERLRNQPVSREHKKTAPDRGVEMER from the coding sequence GTGGACAGCTTCGGTTTCAAGGAAATCCCGGCCTTTCTGAAACCGGAAAACTACCTGAAAAGCGCGGAAATGGCAATGGAGGACGATTACGACATGATCGACGGTATTATCGACAACGGAAAAAATCCCACCGTCGCGGAGTTGGAGCAGCAAGCCAAAACCGGCCAGCCGATCTCCCTTCTGGAGCTTGCCGAGGCGGAGCGGCGGGAGCATGATGAAAAGAAAAAATCCGTCGTGGAACGGCTCAGAAATCAGCCGGTCAGCCGGGAACACAAAAAAACAGCGCCCGACAGAGGCGTGGAAATGGAGCGGTGA
- a CDS encoding TnpV protein, with protein sequence MENNLTYSRNGDYLIPDLTITEQTESIGKYGRMRKNYLKEHRPVLYNSLLLSEQLYPHLLEIERTAMARLEHMMPELMKSTGMTENLKASDPMRWVGLMNDLKAQAEETILTELIYS encoded by the coding sequence ATGGAGAACAACCTGACTTACAGCCGGAACGGGGATTATCTGATTCCCGATCTGACGATTACGGAGCAGACGGAGAGCATCGGCAAATACGGGAGGATGCGGAAAAATTACCTGAAAGAGCACCGGCCGGTGCTGTACAACAGCCTGCTGCTGTCGGAGCAACTATACCCGCACCTGTTGGAGATCGAGCGGACGGCGATGGCGCGGCTGGAACACATGATGCCGGAACTGATGAAATCGACGGGCATGACGGAAAACTTGAAAGCGTCCGACCCGATGCGCTGGGTGGGACTCATGAACGACCTGAAAGCGCAGGCCGAGGAAACGATTCTGACGGAGCTTATCTACAGCTAA
- a CDS encoding DUF4315 family protein, with the protein MNPKFKKIDAEYEKNAAKISALQTRQKELEKQRRELENLDIVGLVRGMGMTAEELSALMKASRENRPVSDQNKQEENHEEI; encoded by the coding sequence GTGAACCCGAAATTCAAGAAAATTGACGCCGAGTATGAAAAGAACGCGGCGAAAATCTCCGCGCTGCAAACCCGGCAGAAGGAGCTGGAAAAGCAGCGCCGGGAACTGGAAAATCTCGATATTGTCGGCCTTGTGCGGGGCATGGGCATGACAGCGGAGGAACTCTCCGCGCTCATGAAAGCGTCCCGCGAAAATCGGCCCGTATCCGATCAGAATAAGCAGGAGGAAAATCATGAAGAAATCTAA